A genomic region of Terriglobales bacterium contains the following coding sequences:
- the hpt gene encoding hypoxanthine phosphoribosyltransferase gives MAAPIVHAGLDVLYTRDQIARRVAEMGEEISRDFAGQKVVLVGVLKGATIFLADLARCISLDATFDFLSTSSYGKGHQQSGEVKLLKDVDHSVEGQNIILVEDILDTGLTLTYLRRVLSAHQPKSLKIAALLDKPARRIQKIEGDYIGFTIPNKFVVGYGLDYAERYRNLPDICVIPPSALGDE, from the coding sequence ATGGCCGCCCCCATCGTTCATGCCGGGCTCGACGTTCTCTACACCCGCGATCAGATCGCACGACGTGTGGCCGAAATGGGTGAGGAGATCTCGCGTGATTTTGCCGGACAAAAAGTTGTGCTGGTCGGAGTGCTGAAGGGAGCGACCATTTTCCTCGCCGATCTGGCGCGCTGCATCAGCCTCGACGCCACTTTCGACTTTCTCTCCACCTCGAGCTACGGCAAAGGACATCAGCAAAGCGGCGAAGTCAAGCTGTTGAAGGATGTCGATCATTCTGTCGAAGGGCAGAACATCATTTTGGTTGAGGACATCCTCGATACCGGCCTCACGCTTACGTACTTGCGCAGGGTGCTCAGCGCGCACCAACCAAAGTCCCTGAAGATCGCCGCTCTACTCGATAAGCCCGCGCGCCGCATTCAGAAGATCGAAGGCGACTACATCGGCTTCACCATTCCCAACAAGTTCGTCGTTGGGTACGGACTGGACTATGCCGAGCGTTACCGCAACCTGCCCGACATCTGCGTGATTCCCCCGAGTGCATTAGGAGACGAGTGA
- the deoC gene encoding deoxyribose-phosphate aldolase — protein MAIEISEAPSVVGSPAQDWKLLASRINSRLLRGDATYAAIEQLCAEATNRGCHCVVVSPAHIGLCASLLSGTRVKIGTLVGFPYGTSTTTTKRYEALDAIRLGARSLELIMNVSALKSGDRVRVETEMRALADLAHDNNASLHVSIEVALLSLEEKILACQLAVTAGSNGVSSGTGFTGISSAPSDVSLMRGVLGDKLDVVASDGIDTLEDVHSMMEAGANRITTNSATAILEAARKR, from the coding sequence ATGGCGATCGAGATTTCCGAAGCTCCATCTGTGGTGGGGTCTCCAGCCCAAGACTGGAAGCTCCTTGCTTCTCGCATCAACTCCCGTCTCCTAAGAGGAGACGCCACTTACGCCGCCATCGAACAATTGTGCGCCGAAGCTACTAACCGCGGCTGCCATTGCGTCGTGGTCAGCCCTGCTCACATTGGCTTGTGTGCTTCCCTGCTCTCAGGCACCCGAGTGAAGATTGGCACACTCGTCGGCTTCCCTTACGGGACTAGCACAACAACGACCAAGCGGTACGAAGCCCTCGATGCAATTCGATTAGGCGCGCGCAGTCTTGAATTGATCATGAACGTGAGCGCGCTCAAGTCGGGCGATCGAGTTCGCGTAGAAACAGAAATGCGAGCGTTGGCGGACCTTGCTCACGACAACAACGCTTCATTGCACGTCAGTATTGAAGTTGCACTCTTATCTCTCGAAGAAAAGATCCTGGCATGCCAACTCGCAGTGACAGCGGGAAGCAATGGCGTCAGTTCGGGAACGGGCTTCACCGGCATCTCTTCCGCGCCGTCGGACGTTTCGCTAATGCGCGGCGTGCTCGGTGACAAGCTGGACGTGGTGGCTTCTGACGGGATCGACACACTCGAAGATGTGCATTCGATGATGGAAGCCGGCGCCAATCGCATCACCACAAATTCCGCAACCGCGATCCTCGAAGCCGCGCGAAAGCGATAA
- a CDS encoding CocE/NonD family hydrolase, translated as MNKLMGLFHRAAFFVLLLAFSLLPLRAQKVQYPDLPSETPAELKTATETWDYTRREVMIPMRDGVKLHTVILVPKGAKNAPILLTRTPYDATALTSYAHSSHLGPIINGYDNAVDVILDGGYIRVVQDIRGKYESEGDYVMTRPLHGPLNPTPVDHSTDTYDTIDWLVKNIPETNGKVGILGISYDGFLPLMALVNPHPALKVSVPMNPMVDGWMGDDWFHNGAFREQNMPYIYEQEGTRKNDAKWWRSHFDDYDEFLAAGSAGELGRSHGLEQMGFWRKILAHPTYDSFWREQAMDKILAAQPLKVPVMLVDSLWDQEDIYGATAVYKAIKPKDTNNDKVFLVMGPWHHGQEIHEASNLGAIKFDSDTALYFRRNILAPFLAHYLKDDSPKDDVPTVSAFETGTNRWERLSSWPSGCDSGCQIKPTPMYFNAGLKLSTAPPKTGDPGYDEYVSDPARPVTYRPRPIVPVYSPGSTWSQWLVDDQREMSGRPDVISYVTDVLSSPVKISGQPIVNLIASTSGTDSDWVVKVIDVYPDEVAVDTPMGGYQLMVSADIFRGRYRESLDNPKAITPDKPLLYKWALPTANHVFLPGHRIMVQVQSSWFPLYDRNPQTFVPSIFWAKPGDYRKATQRLYHAPSQASFVELPVVEGQ; from the coding sequence ATGAACAAACTTATGGGTTTATTCCATCGAGCTGCATTTTTCGTTTTACTACTTGCATTTTCACTACTGCCACTACGCGCGCAAAAAGTGCAGTACCCCGACCTGCCCAGCGAAACTCCGGCCGAGCTTAAGACGGCGACTGAAACCTGGGACTACACGCGTCGCGAGGTGATGATCCCCATGCGCGATGGCGTGAAGCTGCACACGGTGATTCTCGTGCCCAAAGGCGCGAAGAACGCGCCAATTCTGCTTACGCGAACTCCCTACGACGCGACGGCGCTCACCAGCTATGCGCACAGCTCGCATCTCGGTCCGATCATCAATGGCTATGACAACGCCGTCGATGTGATCCTCGACGGCGGATACATTCGCGTGGTGCAGGACATTCGTGGCAAGTACGAGTCGGAAGGCGATTACGTGATGACGCGTCCGCTGCACGGGCCTCTGAATCCGACGCCTGTCGATCACTCGACTGATACTTACGACACCATCGATTGGCTCGTGAAGAACATTCCCGAAACGAATGGGAAGGTCGGGATTCTGGGAATTTCATACGACGGATTTCTTCCGCTCATGGCGCTGGTGAACCCGCATCCTGCGCTCAAGGTCTCTGTGCCGATGAATCCCATGGTCGATGGCTGGATGGGAGACGACTGGTTCCACAACGGCGCCTTCCGCGAGCAGAACATGCCCTACATCTATGAGCAGGAGGGCACGCGCAAGAACGACGCGAAATGGTGGCGCAGCCACTTCGACGACTACGACGAATTTCTCGCCGCAGGTTCCGCAGGCGAGTTGGGCCGCAGTCATGGCCTTGAACAGATGGGCTTCTGGCGCAAGATCCTCGCGCATCCCACGTACGACAGCTTCTGGCGTGAGCAGGCGATGGACAAGATTCTCGCCGCCCAGCCGCTGAAAGTTCCGGTAATGCTGGTCGATAGCCTCTGGGACCAAGAAGACATCTACGGCGCGACTGCCGTGTACAAAGCGATTAAGCCGAAGGACACGAATAACGACAAAGTGTTTCTCGTGATGGGACCGTGGCATCACGGGCAGGAGATTCACGAAGCCAGCAACCTGGGAGCGATTAAGTTCGACAGCGACACTGCGCTCTATTTCCGCCGCAACATCCTCGCTCCGTTTCTCGCACATTACTTGAAAGACGATTCGCCGAAGGACGATGTTCCCACTGTCTCGGCGTTCGAAACTGGAACAAACCGATGGGAACGCCTGTCTTCATGGCCCTCTGGCTGCGATTCGGGATGCCAGATTAAGCCGACTCCGATGTATTTCAACGCCGGGCTCAAGCTCAGCACCGCCCCTCCCAAAACGGGAGATCCAGGCTATGATGAGTACGTCTCCGACCCAGCAAGGCCGGTAACGTACCGGCCGCGCCCGATCGTTCCCGTGTACTCCCCGGGCTCAACCTGGTCGCAGTGGCTCGTCGATGATCAGCGCGAGATGTCCGGCAGGCCGGATGTGATCTCGTACGTTACAGATGTTCTGAGTTCACCAGTAAAGATCAGCGGGCAGCCGATCGTGAATCTGATCGCCTCGACCAGTGGCACGGATTCCGACTGGGTGGTGAAAGTTATCGACGTGTATCCCGACGAAGTCGCAGTGGATACACCGATGGGCGGATATCAACTGATGGTCTCAGCCGATATCTTTCGCGGACGTTATCGCGAGAGCCTCGACAATCCGAAGGCAATCACGCCCGATAAGCCATTGCTTTATAAGTGGGCTCTCCCCACGGCAAATCATGTCTTCCTGCCCGGACACCGAATCATGGTCCAGGTGCAATCAAGCTGGTTCCCGCTCTACGATCGCAACCCGCAGACGTTTGTGCCGAGCATCTTCTGGGCGAAACCCGGTGATTATCGCAAAGCGACGCAGCGCCTATATCACGCGCCGAGCCAGGCGAGCTTCGTGGAGTTGCCGGTGGTAGAGGGTCAGTGA
- a CDS encoding alpha-L-rhamnosidase: MALASVSTRGLHAYNIDRDLHDNSNSQPTFETDDQQYQATYARALDVLHRNTTKLNTYPGPVLIEGSTYGGIWQECAPQEGLVYSRFRPDAARNNHLAFFSQQREDGQLPCWLRKDSVGFGQIQMVVPIAATAWELAQRTGDNELLEKTYAACSRWDAWLRRYRDTRHTGLCEGFCTYDTGHDNSPRWAGIPNRCPDTDAHKCPPVASLPRLCPDLSATVYGGRVALAAMAHALGKSAEADGWLTDAAAIQSAIMNKLYLPEDAAFYDLDAQNRFVRIRGDVISRVLGEHVVDQKAFEEIYRRQIHNPSAFWAAYPLPSIALDDPTFVRPIPRNSWGGASQALSALRTPRWMEHYGKPADLAHLMQQWVRAILRDPRFLQQLDPNTGIFTPDVGDYSPAALVFTDFTWRLSGVRQLGDELEWNLRPEANKRSSFRLRVSPTIIAELHYRGREARAVINGRAVCQSKQTVRIVTDQRGSIRRAVGLAAEKTDVLLKPVSGRGKRFTIGPNQTKDLNAC, encoded by the coding sequence GCTTGCATGCTTACAACATAGATCGTGATCTGCACGACAATAGCAACTCTCAGCCAACATTCGAAACCGACGACCAGCAATATCAAGCGACCTACGCACGCGCTCTCGACGTCCTCCATCGCAACACGACCAAGCTCAACACGTATCCCGGTCCAGTCCTAATCGAGGGCAGCACCTACGGCGGCATCTGGCAGGAATGCGCGCCGCAGGAAGGCCTCGTTTATTCCCGCTTCCGACCAGACGCAGCCCGCAACAACCACCTCGCATTCTTCTCGCAGCAGCGCGAGGACGGCCAGCTTCCCTGCTGGCTGCGCAAAGACTCCGTAGGCTTCGGACAAATTCAAATGGTGGTGCCGATCGCGGCTACCGCGTGGGAGCTGGCGCAGCGCACGGGTGATAACGAGCTTCTCGAAAAAACCTACGCCGCCTGCAGCCGCTGGGACGCCTGGCTTCGCCGCTACCGCGATACGCGCCACACTGGTCTCTGCGAGGGCTTCTGCACGTACGACACCGGACACGACAACAGTCCACGCTGGGCGGGAATTCCCAATCGCTGTCCGGACACGGATGCGCACAAGTGCCCACCCGTAGCTTCCCTTCCACGGCTATGCCCTGATCTCTCTGCCACGGTTTACGGCGGACGTGTTGCCTTAGCAGCCATGGCTCACGCGCTTGGCAAATCCGCCGAAGCCGACGGCTGGCTTACCGATGCCGCCGCGATTCAGTCCGCGATCATGAACAAGCTATACCTACCGGAAGACGCGGCGTTCTATGATCTCGACGCGCAGAACCGCTTTGTTCGCATACGCGGCGACGTGATCAGTCGCGTGCTGGGTGAACACGTTGTCGATCAGAAGGCTTTCGAAGAAATCTATCGACGGCAGATTCACAATCCATCCGCCTTCTGGGCGGCATATCCGCTACCGTCCATCGCGCTCGACGATCCAACGTTCGTGCGTCCGATTCCTCGCAACTCCTGGGGAGGCGCTTCGCAGGCCCTCTCCGCGCTACGAACGCCGCGCTGGATGGAGCACTACGGCAAGCCCGCCGATCTTGCGCATCTGATGCAGCAGTGGGTTCGCGCCATCCTGCGCGATCCCAGATTCCTGCAGCAGCTCGATCCCAATACGGGAATCTTCACGCCTGACGTAGGTGACTACTCGCCCGCCGCGCTCGTCTTCACTGACTTCACCTGGCGATTGTCGGGAGTGCGTCAACTTGGAGACGAACTGGAGTGGAATCTCCGTCCCGAAGCAAACAAGCGCAGCAGCTTTCGTCTACGCGTAAGTCCGACGATAATTGCCGAGCTGCATTACCGCGGACGAGAGGCCAGAGCGGTAATAAATGGCCGCGCCGTTTGCCAATCAAAGCAGACAGTTCGGATCGTAACGGATCAGCGTGGCTCAATCAGGCGAGCCGTCGGCCTTGCGGCAGAGAAGACCGATGTACTTCTAAAGCCCGTTTCGGGAAGGGGCAAGAGATTCACCATTGGCCCGAACCAAACGAAGGATCTAAATGCTTGTTGA
- a CDS encoding GAF domain-containing protein: MAATRTKIPAQDSPAAEPVSNGGKGNPAGQTAPLSEVLKANQEGGRAAEVSLKLETFLIDVADTLNSTLETDKLLARVAELVRQVIDYEIFAILLLNERTQELRMRFQIGHTPEVERLKIKVGQGITGMAVEQRRAVLVSDVRKEPKYINAHPLVRSELAVPLIAKKRVIGVIDIQASKEAYFTEEHSRILSLVASRIAAAIENARLYTRVARQAQTLMVLNEISRELTSILNVDQLFKRIGELLTRVIEYQMFSILLVDEEQAMLVHRFSLRYQENIHLKHDIPVGRGLVGYAVREKVAVLAPDVTKDPRYIELNPETRSELCVPLIYKERAIGVLDLENTRRNSYTEDHVRTMTTLAGQIAIAIENARLYERLAREEQRLERDLSMARELQIRLLPPVCPQLRNADLAAKFEPALLIGGDLFDFLEYSGGRVALALGDVSGKGAPAALYAALVSGLLRSTASLEPSPAQMLSAINLSLNERHIEAQYVTIVYAVWDDESRAMTVANSGIPRPIVCRNGNLEVIESAGLPLGLFEEASYDEVTVNAQSGDLFVFFSDGIADA; encoded by the coding sequence ATGGCCGCTACGCGCACAAAAATTCCGGCGCAGGACAGCCCTGCAGCAGAGCCGGTCAGCAACGGAGGGAAAGGCAATCCCGCCGGGCAGACCGCTCCCCTATCTGAGGTTTTGAAGGCCAATCAGGAAGGCGGACGCGCGGCCGAGGTTTCCCTCAAGCTCGAAACTTTTCTCATCGATGTCGCGGATACGCTTAACAGCACGCTGGAAACTGACAAGCTTCTCGCGCGTGTGGCTGAACTGGTGCGGCAGGTCATTGATTACGAGATCTTTGCCATTCTTCTGCTGAACGAGCGCACGCAAGAGCTGCGCATGCGGTTTCAAATCGGGCATACACCAGAAGTCGAGCGGCTGAAGATCAAAGTCGGACAAGGGATTACGGGAATGGCGGTCGAGCAGCGACGTGCCGTTCTGGTCTCGGACGTTCGCAAAGAACCCAAGTACATCAATGCTCACCCTCTGGTCCGTTCCGAACTGGCGGTACCGCTGATTGCCAAGAAGCGCGTGATCGGCGTGATCGATATTCAGGCGAGCAAAGAAGCCTATTTCACTGAAGAGCACAGCCGGATTCTGAGCCTCGTCGCATCGCGCATCGCAGCCGCAATCGAAAACGCTCGGTTGTACACGCGCGTAGCGCGACAGGCCCAAACGCTCATGGTCCTGAACGAAATCAGCCGCGAGCTTACTTCGATTCTGAATGTCGATCAGCTCTTCAAACGCATCGGCGAGCTGCTCACGCGGGTGATCGAGTACCAGATGTTTTCGATCCTCCTGGTGGACGAAGAACAGGCCATGCTCGTCCATCGCTTCTCGTTGCGATATCAGGAGAACATTCATCTCAAACATGACATTCCGGTTGGACGCGGACTCGTCGGATACGCAGTCAGAGAGAAAGTCGCAGTGCTCGCGCCCGACGTCACCAAAGATCCTCGGTATATAGAACTCAATCCGGAGACTCGTTCGGAGCTCTGCGTGCCGCTGATCTATAAGGAGCGGGCTATCGGCGTGCTCGATCTCGAAAACACCCGGCGCAATTCCTACACCGAAGATCACGTGCGCACGATGACGACGCTCGCCGGACAGATCGCGATTGCGATTGAGAATGCTCGTCTATATGAGCGCCTGGCACGCGAAGAACAACGGCTGGAGCGCGATCTCTCCATGGCCCGCGAACTCCAGATACGCCTGCTGCCTCCTGTGTGTCCGCAGCTTCGCAATGCCGATCTCGCCGCTAAGTTCGAACCGGCGCTGCTGATCGGCGGGGATTTGTTCGATTTCCTCGAGTACAGCGGTGGGCGGGTGGCACTCGCTCTGGGGGATGTAAGCGGCAAAGGCGCTCCGGCCGCGCTGTATGCCGCGCTTGTCAGCGGCCTGCTGCGTTCCACGGCATCGCTCGAGCCTTCTCCTGCCCAGATGCTTTCGGCCATCAATCTTTCGCTGAACGAGCGTCACATCGAAGCACAATACGTGACTATCGTGTATGCGGTGTGGGACGACGAATCGCGCGCCATGACTGTGGCAAACTCCGGTATTCCCCGCCCGATCGTTTGCCGAAACGGGAACCTTGAGGTCATCGAAAGCGCCGGCTTGCCGCTCGGTCTGTTTGAAGAAGCCAGCTACGACGAGGTCACGGTCAACGCGCAATCAGGCGATCTGTTCGTATTTTTCAGCGACGGTATCGCCGATGCT